The proteins below are encoded in one region of Bacillota bacterium:
- a CDS encoding M20 family metallopeptidase: MDRAERAFVWIEGSRDRLTELSDRIWQFAELGLHEDRSAGLLADELETAGFRVERGVAGMPTAFVATWGEGRPAIGFLGEYDALPGVSQRVSPVREELVPEGPGHGCGHNLLGVGALGAVIALKQEMEERGLSGTLKYFGCPAEENFSGKAFMARDGLFRGLDACLTWHPGAMNLVRTGSSLALNSMNVTFHGRASHASGAPHLGRSALDAVELMNVGVNYLREHIPEKARVHYVIRDGGLQPNVVPARASVWYYVRAPERHQVEEVYERVLKCAEGAALMTDTTYEVELLDGIYNLLPNRALEKVLEEAMAVAGVPRFGEAELDFARRVAESFPPGQKPGIIDELPLDEESKDLLRAQVLNDTVVTMREDLPPRGSTDVGDVSWCCPTAQFTTTCAALGTPGHSWQFTAQAGMGIGHAGMLAAARVLAQAGLNLLLHGDALDLALAEFRKRTQARPYRPAIPPEVKPAFHQLA, translated from the coding sequence GTGGACCGGGCTGAGCGGGCATTTGTGTGGATTGAGGGGAGCAGGGACCGGCTGACGGAACTGAGCGACCGCATCTGGCAGTTCGCCGAACTGGGGCTGCACGAGGACCGGTCGGCCGGGCTTCTCGCCGACGAACTCGAGACAGCGGGATTCCGGGTAGAGCGGGGCGTGGCGGGCATGCCCACCGCCTTCGTGGCCACCTGGGGCGAGGGGCGGCCTGCCATAGGATTTCTGGGCGAGTATGACGCCCTGCCCGGCGTTTCCCAGAGGGTTTCTCCGGTGAGGGAGGAACTGGTGCCGGAGGGACCCGGCCACGGCTGTGGGCACAACCTCCTGGGGGTGGGGGCCCTGGGGGCGGTGATTGCCCTCAAGCAGGAGATGGAGGAGCGGGGTCTTTCTGGCACCCTCAAATACTTCGGCTGCCCGGCGGAAGAGAACTTCAGCGGCAAGGCCTTCATGGCCCGGGATGGTCTCTTCAGGGGCCTGGACGCCTGCCTCACCTGGCATCCCGGCGCCATGAACCTGGTGCGCACCGGTAGTTCCCTGGCCCTCAACTCCATGAACGTGACCTTTCACGGGCGGGCATCGCACGCGTCCGGGGCGCCTCACCTGGGCCGCAGCGCCCTGGATGCGGTGGAGCTCATGAACGTGGGCGTGAACTACCTGCGCGAGCACATCCCGGAGAAGGCTCGCGTGCACTACGTGATCAGGGACGGGGGGCTGCAGCCCAACGTGGTGCCCGCCCGGGCCAGCGTGTGGTACTACGTGCGCGCCCCCGAGCGCCACCAGGTGGAAGAGGTCTACGAACGGGTGCTGAAGTGCGCGGAGGGCGCCGCCCTCATGACCGATACCACTTACGAAGTGGAGTTGCTGGACGGCATCTACAACCTGCTCCCCAACCGGGCCCTGGAGAAGGTGCTGGAAGAGGCCATGGCGGTGGCCGGGGTGCCCCGCTTCGGGGAGGCGGAGCTGGATTTCGCCCGGCGCGTCGCGGAGAGCTTCCCTCCCGGGCAGAAGCCGGGCATCATCGACGAGTTGCCCCTTGACGAGGAATCGAAGGATCTCCTGCGGGCGCAGGTGCTCAACGACACGGTGGTTACCATGCGGGAGGATCTGCCGCCCCGCGGCTCCACCGACGTCGGTGATGTGAGCTGGTGCTGCCCCACTGCCCAGTTCACCACCACCTGCGCCGCCCTGGGCACGCCCGGGCACTCCTGGCAGTTCACGGCCCAGGCGGGCATGGGTATCGGCCACGCGGGCATGCTGGCTGCCGCCCGCGTGCTGGCGCAGGCCGGCCTGAACCTGCTCCTGCACGGGGATGCGCTCGATCTGGCGCTGGCTGAGTTCCGCAAGCGCACGCAGGCCAGGCCCTACCGCCCTGCCATCCCTCCGGAGGTGAAGCCGGCCTTCCACCAGCTGGCCTGA
- a CDS encoding NAD(P)/FAD-dependent oxidoreductase, with translation MPDGILIGGGHNNLITGIYLARAGWKVAIFERDHQIGGCLRTDEATLPGFRHDVLAGFHNLIFLSPAYRELRGELEQHGLKYIRARIPSASLFPDGETIYLYGDVEATRASIARYSRADAEACRELFATYSRVRDSLAGVLSSPPPSLPAALKALGIRSSLGPRGNMQFLRMLLLPPRDFAAYWFENPRVQAWFVPKARHTDAGPETVGGALAGWLYMCLGMDPEAGLATPAGGGNRLAQALAGLFRSLGGEIHTGREVKKIVVRRGAAAGVQLEDGTAVEARRAVIAGLAPTRLFLELVGADRLPAGFVPLVMKYRYGLSLMKIDLALAARPEWIGSPELERAAAIHLAPSVDHASLAYNEGLRGYLPREPLLVVGQHSALDPGRAPPGKCVLWVLARPAPYQVRGDAAGQIRGQAWDRIKESYADRIIDILSRYCPNLKGQILGRRVLSPLDMERLNPNLVHGDTGSGSLHLDQALLFRPFPGWSRYRTPIRRLYLTGAATHPGPGVMGNSGYALARMLTR, from the coding sequence GTGCCGGACGGCATCCTGATCGGCGGGGGGCACAACAACCTCATCACCGGAATATACCTGGCGCGGGCAGGCTGGAAGGTGGCCATCTTCGAGCGCGACCACCAGATCGGCGGCTGCCTGAGGACGGACGAGGCTACCCTGCCGGGCTTCCGCCACGACGTGCTGGCCGGATTCCACAACCTGATCTTCCTTTCACCCGCCTACCGCGAACTGCGGGGGGAGCTGGAACAGCACGGCCTGAAATACATCCGCGCCCGGATCCCCTCGGCCAGTCTCTTCCCCGATGGCGAAACCATCTACCTCTACGGCGATGTCGAGGCGACCCGGGCCAGCATCGCCCGCTACTCGCGGGCGGACGCCGAGGCCTGCCGGGAGCTTTTTGCCACCTACAGCCGCGTGCGCGATTCCCTGGCCGGAGTGCTCAGCTCACCCCCGCCTTCACTGCCAGCCGCTCTCAAGGCGCTCGGCATCCGCTCTTCCCTGGGTCCGCGAGGCAACATGCAGTTCCTCAGGATGCTCCTCCTTCCGCCCCGCGACTTCGCGGCGTACTGGTTCGAGAATCCCCGGGTGCAGGCCTGGTTCGTCCCCAAAGCCCGGCACACGGATGCCGGCCCGGAAACGGTCGGGGGAGCACTGGCGGGCTGGCTGTACATGTGCCTGGGCATGGACCCGGAAGCCGGCCTGGCCACTCCCGCCGGAGGAGGCAACCGCCTGGCGCAGGCCCTGGCGGGTTTGTTCCGCTCTCTCGGCGGCGAGATCCATACCGGCCGGGAGGTCAAGAAGATCGTCGTCCGCCGCGGAGCGGCCGCAGGTGTGCAGCTGGAAGACGGCACGGCGGTGGAAGCGCGCCGGGCGGTCATCGCGGGCCTGGCGCCCACCCGCCTGTTTCTGGAGTTGGTGGGGGCTGACCGACTGCCTGCCGGGTTCGTCCCCCTGGTGATGAAGTACCGTTACGGCCTGTCGCTGATGAAAATCGACCTGGCCCTGGCCGCCAGGCCGGAGTGGATAGGCAGCCCCGAACTGGAGCGGGCGGCCGCCATCCACCTGGCGCCCTCCGTCGACCACGCGTCCCTGGCCTACAACGAGGGCTTGCGGGGGTACCTCCCCCGCGAGCCTCTTCTGGTGGTGGGCCAGCACTCCGCCCTGGACCCCGGCCGCGCTCCGCCAGGAAAATGTGTGCTCTGGGTCCTGGCCCGGCCGGCCCCGTATCAGGTGAGGGGCGATGCCGCCGGGCAAATCAGGGGCCAGGCCTGGGATCGCATCAAGGAAAGCTATGCCGACAGGATAATCGACATCCTCAGCCGTTACTGCCCCAATCTGAAGGGGCAGATCCTGGGCCGGCGGGTGCTCTCACCCCTGGACATGGAGCGGCTCAACCCCAACCTGGTGCACGGTGACACGGGTTCGGGCAGCCTTCACCTGGACCAGGCCCTGCTCTTCCGGCCGTTCCCCGGCTGGTCCCGCTATCGTACTCCTATCCGCCGCCTGTACCTCACCGGAGCAGCCACCCATCCGGGTCCCGGGGTCATGGGCAACTCCGGATATGCCCTGGCCCGCATGCTCACCCGCTGA
- a CDS encoding aminotransferase class V-fold PLP-dependent enzyme, translating to MSREIRRDGMLAEGQSPEMPKDRMVVEGQIPEKARAGYLNTGTNGLLPQVAAEAVADGVRRELEQGRRYPWHSEWGEQVLGELRQELAGFFGVGFHQVALTYSTSDAMNVALAAMRWQPGDEVVTTNLEHPGLLLPLYLLRRRYGVVLRVVDLGWGHGTPGELAERLGRAVGPRTRLVALSHVAFGTGAVLPLAEITRLAHDRGIPVLVDGAQSAGAIPVDVGALGVDFYAVPGQKWLCGPVGTGALLVRDEILGALELPAIGYAGTERWETTGYFVPVPGARRFEVAGRFIPAYAGWLASLRWLGSLGWAEIHTRTAYLATRAQALLGGLPGVKLVTPSPEPGLEPAGLVSFQAEGYTPQRVQEECARAGLQLRTIPEPPCCRISTAFYVAERELEALADLLSRLPSH from the coding sequence ATGTCGAGGGAGATCCGGCGGGACGGGATGCTGGCGGAGGGCCAGAGCCCGGAGATGCCAAAGGACCGGATGGTGGTGGAAGGGCAGATCCCGGAGAAGGCGCGGGCCGGCTATCTGAACACGGGCACCAACGGCCTGCTCCCCCAGGTGGCGGCAGAGGCGGTGGCGGACGGGGTCCGCCGCGAACTGGAGCAGGGGCGGCGCTACCCCTGGCACTCGGAATGGGGCGAACAGGTCCTGGGGGAACTGCGCCAGGAGCTGGCGGGCTTCTTCGGGGTGGGATTCCACCAGGTGGCCCTTACATACAGCACCAGCGACGCCATGAACGTGGCGCTGGCCGCCATGCGGTGGCAGCCGGGCGACGAGGTGGTGACCACGAACCTCGAACACCCCGGCCTGCTACTGCCCCTTTACCTCCTGCGCAGGCGGTACGGGGTGGTGCTGCGGGTGGTGGACCTGGGGTGGGGACATGGCACTCCCGGGGAACTCGCGGAGCGGCTGGGCCGCGCCGTGGGGCCCCGCACCCGCCTGGTGGCTCTCTCCCACGTGGCCTTCGGCACAGGCGCGGTGCTGCCGCTGGCGGAGATCACGCGGCTGGCCCACGACCGGGGCATCCCGGTGCTGGTGGACGGAGCCCAGTCGGCGGGGGCGATTCCCGTGGATGTGGGAGCCCTGGGGGTGGACTTCTATGCCGTGCCGGGCCAGAAATGGCTGTGCGGGCCGGTGGGGACGGGAGCGCTGCTGGTGCGGGACGAGATCCTCGGTGCTCTGGAGCTTCCCGCCATTGGCTACGCGGGGACGGAGCGGTGGGAGACCACAGGGTACTTCGTTCCCGTGCCGGGGGCCCGGCGCTTTGAGGTAGCGGGCAGGTTCATCCCCGCGTATGCGGGATGGCTGGCGTCGCTGCGCTGGCTGGGGTCCCTGGGCTGGGCCGAGATCCACACCCGCACCGCGTACCTGGCAACGCGGGCCCAGGCCCTGCTCGGGGGACTCCCCGGGGTGAAGCTGGTGACGCCTTCCCCAGAGCCGGGCCTGGAGCCGGCCGGCCTGGTTTCCTTCCAGGCAGAGGGATACACCCCGCAGCGGGTGCAGGAGGAGTGTGCCCGGGCGGGACTGCAGCTGCGCACCATACCGGAGCCGCCCTGCTGCCGCATCTCCACCGCCTTCTACGTGGCCGAGCGGGAGCTGGAAGCCCTGGCCGACCTGCTCTCCCGCCTTCCCTCACACTGA
- a CDS encoding glycosyl transferase family 36 — MPYGSFSPDGREYVINRPDTPRPWANYLTNGHYCALISQTGGGYSFFGSSGYHRITRAHPADMLVSDRPGRYIYLRDQDTGEVWSPGWQPVQAPYDRWECRHGLGYTRIHCLAGEIEQEVTFFVPRGDDLEIWWVRLTNRSARPRHLAVFSYLEWALGSFPYDLLESTFASLFKRVEWTDSTLLAENRLWEVATRPTRPHVSWPAVAFTCSSLPVESFDGLRAAFVGPGRCLSRPVAVERGRCSNSQGPGQDAAGALHSSLRLEPGETREFVILAGAAPDRGSITGLRRKYLDLNEVRRAYAHVCGYWDDHVGRLWASTPDEDFDLALNIWSKYQSWVTFHWSRMVSYYIGGGSVIGFRDSCQDLLGILPMEPGAAARKLREMLRHQFSDGGCLHNWDPVSDTGPRTGHSDDALWPVLAVIAYLKETGDLDFLQEVVPFYGGGEGTVHDHLGRSLEYTLGRVSARGLPLIGAADWNDGLDQVGVEGRGESVMTAEFLAWMLRDMAALEDHLGNREPAHRYRARADEISRLVNEHCWDGEWYVRGTTDRGDAFGSHFNRWGRIYVNAQTWAVLSGLAPPERALAAMDSVWKHLDTPYGPALFLPAYQEPDESLGIITMFAPGAKENGAVFNHPVTWAILAEARLGRGDRAYEWFRKSSFITASADPDRYLAEPYVYAEYVHGPDSPWFGRGEFTWTTGTAAWAQIAGYQGILGARPELDGLRIDPAIPPEWDGFRLRRAFRRAVYLIEVENPGHVSRGVERVYLDGDELPTNLLPPLEDGREHRVRVIMGPTSP, encoded by the coding sequence GTGCCTTACGGCAGCTTCTCTCCCGATGGCCGGGAGTACGTGATCAACCGTCCCGACACCCCCCGGCCCTGGGCAAACTACCTCACCAACGGGCATTACTGCGCCCTCATCTCCCAGACCGGGGGAGGCTACTCCTTTTTCGGGAGCTCCGGCTACCACCGCATCACCAGAGCGCACCCGGCCGACATGCTGGTTTCGGACCGGCCGGGCCGTTACATCTACCTGCGCGACCAGGACACCGGGGAGGTCTGGTCGCCGGGCTGGCAACCCGTGCAGGCGCCATACGACCGGTGGGAGTGCCGTCACGGGCTGGGCTACACCCGTATCCACTGCCTGGCCGGCGAGATAGAGCAGGAGGTGACCTTCTTCGTCCCCCGCGGCGACGACCTGGAGATTTGGTGGGTCAGGCTTACCAACCGCTCCGCCCGGCCCCGCCACCTGGCCGTGTTTTCCTATCTGGAGTGGGCCCTGGGCAGCTTCCCCTACGACCTGCTGGAAAGCACCTTTGCCTCCCTGTTCAAGCGGGTGGAATGGACCGACAGCACCCTCCTGGCGGAAAACCGGCTGTGGGAGGTGGCCACCCGCCCCACCAGGCCCCACGTCTCCTGGCCGGCGGTGGCTTTCACCTGTTCCAGCCTGCCCGTGGAGAGCTTTGACGGGCTGCGGGCTGCCTTCGTGGGACCGGGGCGGTGTCTCTCCCGCCCGGTGGCCGTCGAGCGCGGCCGCTGTAGCAACTCCCAGGGCCCGGGCCAGGACGCGGCAGGAGCCCTGCACTCCTCCCTGCGCCTGGAACCGGGTGAGACCCGGGAGTTCGTCATCCTGGCCGGGGCTGCTCCCGACCGGGGATCCATCACCGGCCTGCGGCGAAAGTACCTGGACCTGAACGAAGTGCGGCGGGCGTATGCCCACGTATGCGGCTACTGGGACGACCACGTGGGGCGCCTGTGGGCCTCCACCCCCGATGAGGACTTCGACCTGGCCCTCAACATCTGGTCCAAGTATCAGTCCTGGGTCACCTTCCACTGGTCGCGCATGGTCTCGTATTACATCGGGGGCGGGTCCGTGATCGGCTTCCGCGACAGCTGCCAGGACCTGCTGGGCATCCTCCCCATGGAGCCAGGGGCGGCCGCCCGTAAGCTGCGGGAAATGCTGCGCCATCAGTTTTCCGATGGCGGCTGCCTGCACAACTGGGACCCTGTTTCCGACACCGGGCCCCGCACCGGCCACTCCGATGACGCCCTCTGGCCCGTGCTGGCCGTCATCGCCTACCTCAAGGAGACCGGGGACCTGGACTTCCTTCAGGAAGTGGTGCCCTTCTACGGAGGAGGCGAGGGCACCGTCCACGACCACCTGGGCCGGTCCCTGGAGTACACCCTGGGACGGGTGAGCGCCCGCGGGCTCCCCCTCATAGGGGCGGCCGACTGGAACGACGGGCTGGACCAGGTGGGCGTCGAGGGCCGGGGCGAGAGCGTGATGACCGCCGAGTTCCTGGCCTGGATGCTCCGGGATATGGCCGCCCTCGAGGATCACCTGGGAAACCGGGAGCCGGCCCACCGCTACCGGGCGCGGGCCGACGAAATCTCACGGCTGGTGAACGAGCACTGCTGGGACGGCGAGTGGTACGTACGGGGCACCACCGACCGGGGGGACGCCTTCGGCAGCCACTTCAACCGCTGGGGTCGCATCTACGTGAACGCCCAGACCTGGGCCGTGCTCAGCGGCCTGGCGCCTCCCGAGCGCGCCCTGGCGGCCATGGATTCCGTATGGAAGCATCTGGACACTCCTTACGGGCCCGCCCTTTTCCTCCCTGCCTACCAGGAGCCGGACGAGAGCCTGGGCATCATCACCATGTTCGCCCCCGGCGCCAAGGAGAACGGTGCCGTCTTCAACCATCCGGTCACCTGGGCCATCCTGGCGGAAGCCAGGCTGGGCCGCGGCGACCGCGCCTACGAGTGGTTCCGCAAGAGCTCCTTCATCACCGCCTCCGCCGACCCCGACCGCTACCTGGCCGAACCATATGTCTACGCCGAGTACGTCCACGGCCCCGACTCCCCCTGGTTCGGCCGGGGCGAGTTCACCTGGACCACCGGCACCGCCGCCTGGGCCCAGATCGCGGGTTATCAGGGCATCCTGGGAGCCCGGCCCGAGCTGGACGGGTTGCGCATCGACCCCGCCATTCCCCCGGAATGGGACGGCTTCCGGCTGCGCCGGGCCTTCCGCCGGGCCGTCTACCTGATCGAAGTGGAAAACCCCGGGCACGTCAGCCGCGGCGTGGAGAGGGTCTACCTGGATGGTGACGAGTTGCCCACCAATCTCCTTCCCCCCCTGGAGGACGGAAGGGAGCACCGCGTGCGCGTCATCATGGGCCCCACCAGCCCATAG
- a CDS encoding BON domain-containing protein: MKLRDALLSQRVHEVLGQIAPLSGAPIRAVAQDGVVRLRGTVGSAREARLAETIVSGLTGVRKVINELEVRGPAGFPHPYGVTEGVFHADFTLTRDEDDRLEV, translated from the coding sequence ATGAAGTTGAGAGATGCCCTGTTGTCGCAGAGGGTGCACGAGGTCCTGGGGCAGATAGCCCCGCTCTCCGGCGCACCCATCCGGGCCGTGGCCCAGGACGGGGTGGTGCGGCTGCGCGGGACGGTGGGTTCCGCCCGCGAAGCCCGGCTGGCGGAGACCATCGTGTCCGGGTTGACGGGCGTGCGCAAGGTGATCAATGAGCTGGAGGTGAGGGGACCGGCCGGTTTCCCGCACCCGTATGGCGTCACGGAAGGCGTTTTCCACGCCGACTTCACCCTGACCCGGGACGAAGACGACAGGCTGGAGGTGTGA
- a CDS encoding glycosyltransferase, giving the protein MRVPSTCADPRLAALAERYLAFLAYAQNPTGWFRNFMDYSRRFLDEDGSEDCFGRALGACVEVMASPRAGPGSRLLAGRLWARALPHVAALRALRAQALTLVALRRHHEASPDHATGVLAHRLGQRLLAAYRAAAAPGWHWFEETMTYANGVLPQGMLAAYVITGRRSYLRVARESLDFLDDCCFRPGCAKLVGNRHWYRRGGAPADFDEQPLDAAHLVEANLEAYLVTGATRYRELAHRAAAWFQGQNQLGVSLLDPATGGCYDGLTPEGVNLNQGAESLLACLWTQVLMRELEVTPEALPAAGTS; this is encoded by the coding sequence ATGAGGGTGCCAAGCACGTGCGCTGACCCCCGCCTGGCTGCCCTGGCCGAGCGGTACCTGGCCTTCCTCGCTTACGCCCAGAACCCCACCGGGTGGTTCCGCAACTTCATGGACTACTCCAGGCGCTTCCTGGACGAGGATGGCTCCGAAGACTGCTTCGGCCGCGCCCTGGGGGCGTGCGTGGAGGTCATGGCCTCACCCCGGGCCGGCCCCGGCTCCCGCCTCCTGGCCGGGCGTCTCTGGGCACGGGCCCTCCCTCACGTCGCGGCCCTGAGGGCTCTCCGCGCCCAGGCCCTCACCCTGGTGGCGCTGCGGCGCCATCACGAGGCATCCCCCGACCACGCCACCGGGGTGCTGGCCCACCGCCTGGGGCAACGCCTGCTGGCCGCTTACCGGGCGGCAGCGGCCCCGGGGTGGCACTGGTTCGAGGAGACCATGACCTACGCGAACGGCGTTCTCCCCCAGGGGATGCTGGCTGCGTACGTGATCACCGGACGCCGCAGCTACCTGCGCGTGGCCAGGGAAAGCCTGGACTTCCTCGACGACTGCTGTTTCCGGCCCGGCTGCGCCAAACTGGTGGGAAACCGGCACTGGTACCGGCGGGGCGGCGCGCCCGCCGACTTCGACGAGCAACCGCTGGATGCCGCCCATCTGGTGGAAGCCAACCTGGAGGCATACCTGGTGACCGGAGCGACCCGCTACCGGGAGCTGGCCCACCGGGCGGCAGCCTGGTTCCAGGGCCAGAACCAGCTGGGGGTTTCCCTGCTGGACCCGGCCACCGGCGGCTGTTACGACGGCCTTACCCCCGAGGGGGTCAACCTGAACCAGGGGGCGGAATCCCTGCTCGCCTGCCTGTGGACCCAGGTCCTCATGCGGGAGTTGGAGGTCACCCCGGAGGCGCTGCCGGCGGCAGGCACTTCCTGA
- a CDS encoding glycosyltransferase family 4 protein, with the protein MLVDANMVCYLSTFPPRRCGLATFVSNLMAGVEAAGWQSRVIAVSDHGGAYDYGRVVIGEIRQGHPADYRAAADFLNRAGCPVVNLHHEYGIFGGEHGETVLELVDRLQRPLVVTLHTVLSRPLPAQREIIRRLGERSAALLVMTETGRRLLGEVYGIDPSLVQVIPHGVPAVRAWSRREIRRRLGLAGRQVLCTFGLINPGKGIEYMLRALPGIVRRHPRVLYLVLGQTHPVVRKLYGESYRQHLAGLAADLGVSEHVCFLDSYLTEAELTDYLLAADVYVTPYLGEDQIVSGTLAYALGLGKAIVSTPYLHARELLAGNRGLLVEFRNANAIEHAVNRILGSFRLRRQLGQRAAALGMTMTWPRVGARYASLFREVTGRSKGYERVRQLTVPHLALGPPAAPDGLHRPHPARHLFPAGPGQRVHHRRQQPSPGTPDEGAKHVR; encoded by the coding sequence TTGCTTGTTGACGCCAACATGGTTTGCTACCTGAGCACCTTTCCGCCGCGGCGTTGCGGCCTGGCCACCTTCGTGTCCAACCTCATGGCCGGCGTAGAGGCCGCCGGATGGCAGAGCCGGGTGATCGCGGTAAGCGACCACGGGGGCGCATACGATTACGGCAGGGTCGTCATCGGCGAGATCCGCCAGGGCCACCCCGCGGACTACCGGGCGGCCGCCGACTTCCTGAACCGGGCCGGCTGCCCGGTGGTGAACCTCCACCACGAGTACGGCATCTTCGGCGGCGAGCACGGCGAGACGGTGCTGGAGCTGGTGGATCGCCTGCAGCGCCCGCTGGTGGTAACCCTGCACACCGTACTCTCCCGCCCGCTACCCGCCCAGCGCGAGATCATCCGCAGGCTGGGGGAACGCTCGGCTGCCCTGTTGGTGATGACGGAGACCGGCCGCCGCCTGCTCGGGGAGGTATACGGCATCGACCCCTCCCTGGTGCAGGTGATACCTCACGGCGTGCCCGCCGTGCGGGCGTGGAGCCGCCGGGAAATCAGGCGGCGCCTGGGTCTGGCGGGAAGGCAGGTGCTGTGCACCTTCGGGCTCATCAACCCGGGCAAGGGCATCGAATACATGCTCCGCGCCCTGCCCGGCATCGTGAGGCGGCATCCGCGGGTGCTCTACCTGGTGCTGGGACAGACCCACCCTGTGGTGAGAAAGCTCTACGGGGAAAGCTACCGGCAGCACCTGGCGGGCCTGGCGGCCGACCTGGGGGTGAGCGAGCACGTGTGCTTCCTGGACTCCTACCTCACCGAGGCGGAGCTCACTGACTACCTGCTGGCCGCCGACGTGTACGTCACCCCTTACCTGGGGGAAGACCAGATCGTATCCGGCACCCTGGCATACGCCCTGGGACTGGGGAAGGCCATCGTCTCCACGCCCTATCTGCACGCCCGGGAGCTGCTGGCGGGAAACCGGGGGCTGCTGGTGGAGTTCCGCAACGCCAACGCCATCGAACACGCGGTCAACCGCATCCTGGGGTCCTTCCGGCTGCGCCGGCAACTGGGGCAACGGGCGGCGGCCCTGGGCATGACCATGACCTGGCCCCGGGTGGGCGCTCGCTACGCGAGCCTGTTCAGGGAGGTAACGGGAAGGAGCAAGGGGTATGAGCGCGTCCGACAGCTTACCGTCCCCCATCTTGCACTGGGACCACCTGCTGCGCCTGACGGACTGCACCGGCCTCATCCAGCACGCCACCTATTCCCTGCCGGACCTGGCCAGCGGGTACACCACCGACGACAACAGCCGAGCCCTGGCACTCCTGATGAGGGTGCCAAGCACGTGCGCTGA
- the mraZ gene encoding division/cell wall cluster transcriptional repressor MraZ: MENRTSKVGQSGERWGSGRRREGRGTFLGQYVHSMDDKGRVAIPARFRSELGERMVVTRGLDKCLWVYPWETWRVISGRFTQLPITRARNRNFQRYFFAGAVECAPDAQGRILITPALRGYAGLAREVVVAGVSDHVEVWDRAGWEALEEQVNAEYEEIAESLYASEDAREEGGR; encoded by the coding sequence ATGGAGAATAGGACAAGCAAAGTGGGTCAAAGTGGTGAACGGTGGGGAAGCGGACGGCGAAGGGAGGGGCGGGGCACGTTTCTCGGACAGTACGTTCACAGCATGGACGACAAGGGTCGGGTGGCCATCCCCGCCCGTTTCCGCTCTGAACTGGGGGAGCGCATGGTGGTCACCCGCGGGCTGGATAAATGCCTGTGGGTGTACCCCTGGGAGACCTGGCGCGTCATCTCCGGTCGTTTCACCCAGCTTCCCATCACGCGGGCCCGCAACCGCAACTTCCAGCGCTACTTCTTCGCGGGGGCGGTGGAGTGTGCGCCCGATGCCCAGGGACGCATCCTCATCACCCCCGCCCTGCGCGGGTACGCGGGCCTGGCCCGGGAAGTGGTGGTGGCCGGGGTTTCCGACCACGTGGAGGTTTGGGACCGGGCGGGATGGGAGGCTCTGGAGGAGCAGGTCAACGCCGAGTATGAGGAGATCGCCGAGAGCCTTTACGCCTCCGAGGACGCCCGAGAGGAGGGAGGCCGGTAG
- the rsmH gene encoding 16S rRNA (cytosine(1402)-N(4))-methyltransferase RsmH: MHRPVMVAKVLDLLGVREGGAYVDCTVGEGGHARAILEKAGPHARLLGLDRDGETLETAARQLSAWGEQVCLRHESFSRLENVLAVEGWGRVDGVLFDLGVSSRHLDDPGRGFSYRQEGPLDMRMDRRQETTAADLVNRLPEDELAFIISHYGEERWAHRIARRIAESRTRAPIRTTTELAAIIKDAIPAPARRRGGHPARRTFQALRIAVNRELAELEQGLEQAAAACRPGGRVCVIAFHSLEDRIVKQRFLALARAGRGAVLTRRPLVPGRQEVEANPRARSARLRGFQVGDEGGQPEPGSGATIA, encoded by the coding sequence GTGCACCGGCCGGTGATGGTGGCGAAGGTCCTCGACCTGCTGGGAGTGAGAGAAGGGGGCGCCTACGTGGACTGCACCGTGGGTGAAGGGGGCCACGCCCGCGCCATCCTGGAAAAGGCAGGTCCCCACGCACGCCTGCTGGGCCTGGACCGGGACGGAGAAACCCTGGAGACGGCGGCCCGGCAGCTTTCAGCCTGGGGGGAGCAGGTGTGCCTGCGTCATGAGTCCTTTTCCCGCCTGGAGAACGTTCTGGCGGTAGAAGGCTGGGGACGGGTGGACGGCGTGCTCTTCGACCTGGGCGTCTCCTCCCGGCACCTGGACGATCCCGGGCGGGGTTTCTCCTACCGGCAGGAGGGGCCGCTGGACATGCGCATGGACCGCCGCCAGGAGACCACGGCTGCGGACCTGGTGAATCGGCTGCCGGAGGACGAGCTGGCCTTCATCATATCCCACTACGGCGAGGAGCGCTGGGCGCACCGCATTGCCCGCCGCATCGCGGAAAGCCGGACGCGGGCCCCCATCCGCACCACCACGGAGCTGGCAGCGATCATCAAGGATGCTATCCCGGCCCCGGCGCGCCGGCGCGGGGGACATCCCGCCCGGCGCACTTTCCAGGCCCTGCGCATTGCCGTCAACCGGGAGCTGGCGGAGCTCGAGCAGGGTCTCGAGCAGGCCGCGGCGGCCTGCCGGCCCGGAGGCCGGGTGTGCGTGATCGCGTTTCATTCCCTGGAAGACCGCATCGTCAAGCAACGGTTCCTCGCCCTGGCCCGGGCGGGACGCGGCGCGGTGCTGACGCGCCGCCCCCTGGTGCCGGGGCGCCAAGAGGTGGAAGCAAACCCGCGGGCGCGCAGCGCCAGGCTGCGGGGTTTCCAGGTTGGGGACGAGGGCGGGCAGCCCGAACCCGGCAGCGGAGCGACCATCGCATAG